One genomic window of Clostridioides sp. ES-S-0054-01 includes the following:
- a CDS encoding DNA-binding protein translates to MNNNKERIDKFLELQSKGIKFAEIAQNLKISQSTLRTFLNKKGYKSEKGKYILKDELNYNENLDNRNLEEEKAREYEKSKKNNTSNIRKVSTKKKASNEKILSKNVEQIEFNDTDLKNTKTKKNVKPKKDRKINITQEDLDKLCEVYDWYLEVKDHNIKPKKVSNKKDVHIDNEPLNELKTTRIRIDKEIWNDFERLCSNSSFEKHQILTQALKEFMKKYKNLL, encoded by the coding sequence ATGAATAACAATAAGGAAAGAATTGATAAATTTTTAGAACTTCAAAGCAAAGGAATTAAATTTGCAGAGATAGCTCAAAATTTAAAGATTAGTCAAAGTACTTTAAGAACTTTTTTAAATAAAAAAGGGTATAAGTCAGAAAAAGGTAAATACATATTAAAAGACGAATTAAATTATAATGAAAACTTAGATAATAGAAATTTGGAAGAAGAAAAAGCTAGAGAATATGAAAAAAGTAAAAAGAATAATACAAGTAATATAAGAAAAGTAAGCACCAAGAAAAAGGCTTCTAATGAAAAGATTTTAAGTAAAAATGTCGAACAAATTGAGTTTAATGACACAGATTTAAAAAACACAAAAACCAAAAAAAATGTTAAGCCTAAAAAAGATAGAAAAATAAATATAACTCAAGAAGATTTAGACAAGCTTTGTGAAGTGTATGATTGGTATTTAGAGGTAAAAGACCACAATATAAAACCAAAAAAAGTATCTAATAAAAAAGATGTACATATAGATAATGAACCCTTAAATGAATTAAAAACAACTAGAATACGTATAGATAAAGAAATATGGAATGACTTTGAAAGGTTATGTAGCAATTCTAGTTTTGAAAAACATCAAATACTTACACAAGCATTGAAAGAATTTATGAAAAAATATAAAAATCTACTATAA
- a CDS encoding response regulator transcription factor has translation MKVLIVEDNKILLESVVEELSKHFETEKCEDGEEALYLVNQNIYDLVILDLMLPNINGIDVLKKMRVNNIDTPVLILTAKEALDDKVEAFTIGANDYLTKPFYMEELVARVYAILRTNGKIKERNGLEFKSLYLDTLEKRVYVEKEEIKLQNKQFNLLEYFVLNKGSILLKEQIYDRIWGIDSDATIEIVEVYVSNLRKKLSKYGYDKYIKTKRKVGYIFDDK, from the coding sequence ATGAAGGTTTTGATAGTTGAAGATAATAAGATACTTTTAGAAAGTGTAGTAGAAGAACTTAGCAAACATTTTGAAACTGAAAAGTGTGAGGATGGAGAAGAAGCCTTATATTTAGTGAATCAAAATATATACGATTTAGTTATTTTAGACTTAATGCTTCCTAATATAAATGGAATTGATGTTCTAAAGAAGATGCGAGTTAATAATATAGATACACCTGTACTTATATTGACAGCTAAAGAGGCATTAGATGACAAAGTAGAAGCATTTACTATAGGAGCTAATGATTATTTGACAAAACCTTTTTATATGGAAGAATTAGTAGCAAGAGTGTATGCTATACTAAGAACTAATGGGAAGATAAAAGAAAGAAACGGATTAGAATTTAAATCTTTATATTTAGATACATTAGAAAAAAGAGTGTATGTTGAAAAAGAAGAAATAAAACTTCAAAATAAACAGTTTAACTTGCTTGAGTATTTTGTATTAAATAAGGGTTCAATTTTATTAAAAGAACAGATTTATGATAGAATATGGGGAATTGATTCAGATGCAACCATTGAAATAGTGGAGGTATATGTAAGTAATCTAAGAAAAAAGCTCAGTAAATATGGATATGATAAATACATTAAAACTAAACGTAAGGTAGGATATATATTCGATGATAAATAA
- a CDS encoding flavodoxin domain-containing protein, whose amino-acid sequence MNTIIIYSSKYGCTKDCANILKNKLSDNVTIVDINDNNTKIELSEFDAIIIGSSIYAGLVSKKIRVLCNDNIELLNKKQVGIFICCGFSEQSDKYLKSNFPSSLLESANAIGIFGGEARLEKMNFLDKLIMKSVTKGNYDNFRISQDKIDDFLINFNN is encoded by the coding sequence ATGAATACTATTATTATATATTCAAGTAAATATGGTTGTACAAAAGACTGTGCAAATATACTAAAAAATAAACTATCAGATAATGTTACTATTGTTGATATTAATGATAATAATACTAAAATTGAATTATCAGAATTTGATGCAATTATTATTGGGAGTTCCATATATGCTGGTTTAGTTTCAAAAAAAATCCGTGTACTATGTAACGATAATATAGAATTATTAAACAAAAAACAAGTTGGTATCTTCATTTGTTGTGGCTTTTCTGAACAATCAGATAAATATTTAAAATCAAATTTTCCATCATCTTTGTTAGAGAGTGCAAATGCGATTGGGATTTTTGGTGGCGAAGCTCGATTAGAAAAAATGAACTTTCTAGATAAACTTATCATGAAATCTGTTACAAAAGGTAATTATGATAACTTTAGAATATCACAGGATAAAATAGACGATTTTTTAATAAATTTTAATAACTAA
- a CDS encoding DUF969 domain-containing protein → MIKLIGILIVVIGFILKTDTLFTVLLAGIATGIVAGLDFNQIFTILGDSFVSNRGVSLFILTLPVIGILERYGLKQRAVSLIEKLKRLTTGKVLTIYMIARQIAGALSIRMSGHPQFVRPLVNPMAQAAGLSNSDELKESDEETIKALSAASENYGNFYGQNLFAGSSGVLLIASTLTQFGYNVTGLNIVKANTIMAVIALVVATIQFTLYDKKLNKSHKK, encoded by the coding sequence ATGATAAAACTAATTGGTATATTGATAGTCGTAATTGGCTTCATACTTAAAACCGACACATTATTTACTGTATTATTAGCAGGAATAGCAACAGGAATTGTTGCAGGGTTAGATTTTAATCAAATTTTTACAATATTAGGAGACTCTTTTGTCTCAAACAGAGGTGTATCATTATTCATATTGACATTGCCAGTAATCGGTATATTAGAAAGATATGGATTGAAACAAAGAGCTGTTTCTCTAATAGAAAAATTAAAGAGACTCACAACAGGAAAAGTACTTACTATATACATGATAGCTAGACAAATAGCTGGTGCTTTATCAATTAGAATGAGTGGTCATCCTCAGTTTGTAAGACCACTTGTTAATCCTATGGCTCAAGCCGCTGGTTTAAGTAACAGTGACGAACTAAAAGAATCTGATGAAGAAACTATAAAAGCATTATCTGCTGCATCAGAAAATTATGGAAACTTTTATGGACAAAACCTATTTGCAGGTAGTAGTGGAGTATTGCTTATAGCTTCTACTCTGACTCAATTTGGCTACAATGTAACTGGTCTTAATATTGTAAAAGCTAACACTATTATGGCAGTAATAGCACTTGTAGTAGCTACAATCCAGTTTACCTTATATGATAAAAAATTAAATAAGAGTCATAAAAAATAG
- a CDS encoding DUF979 domain-containing protein, producing MQNFINISLEIFYALMGFLMIVIAYRSFTTINNNKKYGTSLFWILISLPFILGRLIPANIIGIILILSSLLTLSKQVVFAKHEEPDENFGKEHADKLKNKIFIPSLILAFAAVVVAMSLSNFDNSSQFAIGVGSVIALISALIITKAKPATSVQDGSRLLQQMGPASMLPQLLVALGALFTQAGVGEVISTMISGVVPADNRLFGVIAYVLGMVIFTMIMGNAFAAFSVITAGIGIPFVLSQGGNPAIIGALALTAGYCGTLLTPMAANFNIVPAALLECKNDYIVIKYQAPVALVLIIAHILVMYFLGF from the coding sequence ATGCAAAATTTTATAAACATTTCATTAGAAATCTTTTACGCATTAATGGGATTTTTAATGATTGTCATAGCATATAGGTCTTTTACTACCATAAATAACAATAAGAAATATGGTACATCATTATTTTGGATACTTATATCACTACCATTCATATTGGGTAGATTGATTCCAGCCAATATAATCGGAATAATACTAATATTATCTAGCTTATTAACACTTTCTAAACAAGTTGTATTTGCAAAGCATGAAGAACCAGATGAGAATTTTGGAAAAGAACATGCAGATAAACTTAAAAACAAAATATTTATACCATCTTTAATATTAGCATTTGCTGCAGTAGTAGTAGCTATGAGCCTTTCTAATTTTGACAATTCTTCACAGTTTGCAATAGGTGTAGGTTCAGTAATCGCATTAATATCAGCTCTTATAATAACCAAAGCAAAACCTGCCACATCAGTTCAAGATGGTTCAAGATTACTTCAACAAATGGGACCTGCTAGTATGCTACCACAACTTTTAGTTGCATTAGGTGCTTTGTTTACTCAAGCTGGAGTGGGTGAAGTTATTTCAACTATGATATCTGGAGTAGTCCCTGCTGATAACAGATTATTTGGTGTTATAGCTTATGTATTGGGAATGGTTATATTTACCATGATAATGGGAAATGCATTTGCTGCATTTTCAGTCATAACGGCAGGAATTGGAATTCCTTTTGTATTGTCTCAAGGCGGAAATCCTGCTATAATTGGAGCATTAGCATTAACAGCAGGATATTGTGGCACTCTACTTACTCCAATGGCTGCTAATTTTAATATAGTTCCAGCAGCCTTACTAGAATGTAAAAATGATTATATTGTTATAAAATATCAAGCACCAGTTGCTTTGGTGTTAATTATAGCCCATATATTAGTAATGTACTTTTTAGGATTTTAA
- a CDS encoding FMN-binding protein, protein MKTHNETYSKKKKSSKILKIAMLLCFVFICIIILIASNLKPEKLVVKNINLVNVKDGIYTGSADSKLVKATVSVEVNDARIQNIRILEHDTLLGKPAEKIIKDIIKQQSLEVDAITSATYSSDTIRKAVENALRKGE, encoded by the coding sequence ATGAAAACTCATAATGAAACTTATAGTAAAAAGAAAAAATCTTCAAAAATTTTGAAAATAGCAATGCTTCTATGTTTTGTATTTATATGCATTATTATTTTAATTGCAAGCAACTTAAAGCCAGAAAAGTTAGTAGTTAAAAATATAAATCTTGTCAATGTGAAAGACGGTATTTATACTGGAAGTGCTGATAGTAAACTGGTAAAAGCTACTGTATCTGTTGAAGTTAATGATGCTAGAATCCAAAATATTAGAATACTAGAACACGACACTCTTTTAGGTAAACCTGCTGAAAAAATCATAAAAGATATTATTAAGCAACAATCTTTAGAGGTAGATGCTATAACCTCTGCAACTTATAGTAGTGATACTATACGAAAAGCCGTAGAAAATGCTTTACGAAAAGGAGAATAA
- a CDS encoding ECF transporter S component codes for MKRKICVKTITLIAFGISINIIGAFIAMGLRLPIYLDSIGTIMIASLLGPKYAVITGVFGSLISGITFDVYSLYFAPVQISTGLLAGIAFKKNFLNGLKTPLGVLLFAIPTSIISSIISAFLFGGITSSGSSYIVQILKVLGLGDVFSVFVTQVFTDYADKLVAVVLVNLGLNAVPKTIKVSLTEGR; via the coding sequence GTGAAAAGAAAGATATGTGTAAAAACTATTACACTTATAGCTTTTGGTATTTCTATAAATATAATAGGTGCTTTTATAGCTATGGGATTAAGATTACCTATATACTTAGACTCAATAGGAACTATAATGATAGCCTCACTTTTAGGACCTAAATACGCTGTCATTACAGGTGTGTTTGGAAGTCTAATAAGTGGAATTACGTTTGATGTGTATTCTCTCTATTTTGCACCAGTTCAAATATCAACGGGATTACTTGCTGGAATAGCATTTAAAAAGAATTTTTTAAATGGTTTAAAAACTCCTTTAGGAGTGCTACTATTTGCTATTCCAACATCTATAATAAGTTCAATAATTTCAGCTTTTTTGTTTGGAGGTATTACATCATCAGGTTCTTCTTACATAGTACAAATCTTGAAAGTATTAGGGTTAGGAGATGTTTTTAGTGTATTTGTAACCCAGGTATTTACTGACTATGCAGATAAATTGGTAGCAGTTGTTTTGGTGAATTTAGGATTAAATGCAGTTCCAAAAACTATAAAAGTGTCATTGACTGAGGGAAGATAG
- a CDS encoding DNA alkylation repair protein — protein MMINRVKWNKLDYNEFLEYMKSMQDIKYRDFNKKLIPGTENIIGIRIPNLRKLSKEISKGNWKEFLEVAEDTYYEEVVLQGMIIGNINSNFEEILYYIKRFISKINNWSVCDGFCSGLKYTKKYNESMYDILKKYVYSENTWEIRFALVMFLIYYVDDKHIKEIFECCNNIQSEEYYVKMGMAWLLSICFIKYEEETFLYIKNNNLDDFTYNKTLQKIIESNRVDLEKKNIIRSMKRKTRRY, from the coding sequence ATGATGATTAATAGGGTAAAATGGAATAAATTGGATTATAATGAATTTTTAGAATATATGAAGTCTATGCAAGATATCAAATATAGAGATTTTAACAAAAAGCTCATACCTGGGACAGAAAATATCATAGGTATTAGAATTCCCAATTTAAGAAAGTTATCAAAAGAAATAAGCAAAGGAAATTGGAAAGAATTTTTAGAAGTAGCAGAGGATACATACTATGAAGAAGTTGTACTACAAGGTATGATAATTGGCAATATAAATAGTAACTTTGAAGAAATTTTATACTATATAAAAAGATTTATATCTAAAATCAATAATTGGTCAGTTTGTGATGGATTTTGTTCTGGCTTAAAGTATACGAAGAAATATAATGAAAGCATGTATGATATACTTAAAAAATATGTTTATTCAGAGAATACATGGGAAATTAGATTTGCATTAGTTATGTTTTTAATATATTATGTTGATGATAAACATATTAAGGAAATATTTGAATGCTGTAATAATATACAAAGTGAAGAATATTATGTTAAAATGGGTATGGCATGGTTGCTATCAATTTGTTTTATTAAATATGAAGAAGAAACATTTCTATATATAAAAAACAATAATTTAGATGATTTTACTTATAATAAAACGCTACAAAAAATAATTGAATCAAATAGAGTAGATTTAGAAAAGAAGAATATAATAAGAAGTATGAAAAGAAAGACAAGAAGATATTGA
- a CDS encoding radical SAM protein: protein MDRYSEITNKNRREIVLLKGFPCIWGKCSFCDYIDDNSDLEEEMNKLNLEVLKNITGKYGVLEVINSGSCFELPKDTLEKIKCIIKEKNIKKLFLESHWSYKNRLKEMREYFEIPIIFKIGVETFDNDFRNNILNKNAKFKTPQDVKDYFDSPCIMVGIKGQTKEMIDKDIEIILNTFEKATVNVFINNSSSIKRDEELVKWFISKYKFLDENPNIEVLYNNTDFGVGD, encoded by the coding sequence ATGGATAGATACAGTGAGATAACAAATAAAAATCGAAGAGAAATTGTTTTGCTTAAAGGATTTCCTTGTATATGGGGAAAGTGTTCTTTTTGCGATTATATAGATGATAATTCTGATTTAGAAGAAGAGATGAATAAATTAAATCTGGAGGTTTTAAAAAACATAACTGGAAAATATGGAGTTCTTGAGGTCATAAATTCCGGTAGTTGTTTTGAACTACCTAAGGATACTTTAGAAAAAATAAAATGTATTATAAAAGAAAAGAATATAAAAAAATTATTTTTAGAAAGTCATTGGTCTTATAAAAACAGGCTTAAAGAAATGAGAGAGTATTTTGAAATTCCCATAATATTTAAAATTGGAGTTGAAACCTTTGACAATGATTTTAGAAATAATATTTTAAATAAAAATGCAAAATTTAAGACTCCACAAGATGTAAAAGACTATTTTGATTCACCTTGTATTATGGTTGGAATTAAAGGGCAAACAAAAGAGATGATAGATAAAGATATAGAGATTATCTTAAATACTTTTGAAAAAGCAACGGTGAATGTTTTTATAAATAATTCTTCTAGTATAAAAAGAGATGAAGAGTTAGTGAAATGGTTTATTAGTAAGTATAAATTTTTGGATGAAAATCCAAATATAGAAGTTTTATACAATAATACAGACTTTGGTGTAGGGGATTAG
- a CDS encoding TetR/AcrR family transcriptional regulator, whose product MSIKERRKNEKAEMKKKIMDASIEIINQHGYENLSIRKIATKIDYSPTTIYLYYKDKAEIISDMTNKLYNKIESNTINLMHNYSSLPIDKQIIEIMTNFIKTLSSEPEMSKAIMHSKMNFLFASENTNGTPSNNGIKMLDELLSTGIKQGIFKQNIDKTSWMLISAILGFVLCIVENQLYSLHNFTQIIENFLDILVGGLYNENS is encoded by the coding sequence ATGAGTATTAAAGAAAGACGTAAAAATGAAAAAGCAGAAATGAAGAAAAAAATTATGGATGCTAGTATCGAAATTATTAATCAACATGGATATGAAAATTTATCAATAAGAAAAATTGCTACAAAAATAGATTATTCTCCAACTACAATTTATCTTTACTATAAAGACAAAGCAGAGATTATCAGCGATATGACCAATAAACTTTACAACAAAATAGAAAGCAATACTATTAATCTTATGCATAACTATTCATCTCTACCAATAGATAAGCAAATCATAGAAATTATGACTAACTTTATAAAAACTCTTTCTAGTGAACCAGAGATGTCAAAAGCTATTATGCATAGTAAAATGAATTTTTTATTTGCATCTGAAAATACAAATGGTACCCCTAGTAATAATGGTATAAAAATGCTTGATGAACTTCTTTCCACTGGGATTAAACAAGGAATATTTAAACAAAATATAGATAAAACTTCATGGATGCTTATAAGTGCAATATTAGGATTTGTTTTATGTATTGTTGAAAATCAGTTGTATTCTTTACATAATTTTACTCAAATTATAGAAAATTTCTTAGATATTTTGGTGGGAGGACTTTACAATGAAAACTCATAA
- a CDS encoding nucleoside hydrolase, with translation MEKRKVIIDCDPGIDDSLAILLALNSPELEVLGITTCCGNVPANIGAENALKTLQMCSSLDIPVYIGEEAPLKRKLVTAQDTHGEDGIGENFYQKVIEAKAKNGAVDFIINTLHNHEKVSIIALAPLTNIAKALMKDKKAFENLDEFVSMGGAFRIHGNCSPVAEFNYWVDPHGADYVYKNLSKKIHMVCLDVTRKIVLTPNIIEFINRLDKKIAKYITEITRFYIDFHWEQEGIIGCVINDPLAVAYFIDRSICKGFESYVEIVEDGIAMGQSIVDSFDFYKKNPNAIVLDEVDEKKFMYMFLKRLFKGYEDTIDSVEGVI, from the coding sequence ATGGAAAAGAGAAAAGTAATAATTGATTGTGACCCGGGAATTGATGATTCTTTGGCAATCCTTCTGGCTTTAAACTCACCAGAGCTAGAAGTACTTGGAATTACCACATGCTGTGGAAATGTTCCAGCAAATATAGGTGCAGAAAATGCACTAAAAACACTTCAAATGTGTTCTTCACTAGATATCCCAGTATATATAGGAGAAGAAGCACCACTAAAAAGAAAACTTGTAACAGCTCAAGATACACATGGAGAAGATGGTATTGGAGAAAATTTTTATCAAAAGGTGATAGAAGCTAAGGCAAAAAATGGAGCAGTAGATTTTATAATAAATACTTTACATAATCATGAAAAAGTATCAATAATAGCACTTGCACCACTTACAAATATAGCTAAAGCACTTATGAAAGATAAAAAAGCATTTGAAAATCTCGATGAATTTGTATCTATGGGAGGGGCATTTAGAATTCATGGAAATTGCTCTCCAGTAGCAGAATTTAACTATTGGGTAGACCCACATGGAGCAGATTATGTTTACAAGAATTTATCTAAAAAAATTCACATGGTATGTTTAGACGTAACTAGAAAAATTGTACTTACTCCTAATATTATTGAGTTTATAAATAGACTTGATAAAAAAATAGCAAAGTATATAACTGAAATAACTAGATTCTATATTGATTTTCATTGGGAACAGGAGGGAATAATTGGTTGTGTGATAAATGACCCTCTAGCAGTAGCATATTTTATAGATAGAAGTATATGTAAAGGGTTTGAATCATATGTAGAAATTGTGGAAGATGGAATAGCTATGGGTCAGTCTATAGTGGATTCTTTCGATTTCTATAAAAAAAATCCTAATGCAATTGTTCTAGATGAAGTTGATGAGAAGAAGTTTATGTACATGTTTCTAAAGAGGCTTTTTAAAGGTTATGAAGACACTATAGATTCTGTGGAAGGAGTGATATAG